In a single window of the Melioribacteraceae bacterium genome:
- a CDS encoding phosphoribosylaminoimidazolesuccinocarboxamide synthase yields MNSNIITTTNFEDLKLFKRGKVRDIYDLGEYYLLISSDRISAFDVIMNEGIPDKGKVLNLISAFWFDHSKDLIDNHFVTLDVNEYPEVCKKYAQILEGRSMLVKKAELIPIECIVRGYISGSGWIDYQKTGKISGIELPSGLVESEKLPEPIFTPSTKAEIGDHDENIDEAKAVEIIGNDTFQVIKNAALSIYKKASEYALTKGIIIADTKMEFGFYDGKIILIDELLTPDSSRFWPLDEYQKGRAQNSYDKQYVRDFLLSIKFNKQPPAPALPQDVILNTSKKYKEAIYKLSGSII; encoded by the coding sequence ATGAACTCTAATATTATAACAACAACTAATTTTGAGGACCTTAAATTATTTAAACGAGGAAAGGTTAGAGATATTTACGATTTGGGTGAATATTACCTATTGATTTCTTCGGATAGAATTTCGGCTTTTGATGTAATTATGAATGAAGGAATTCCAGATAAAGGTAAAGTACTTAATCTGATTTCAGCATTTTGGTTTGATCATTCAAAAGATCTAATTGATAATCATTTTGTTACTCTTGATGTAAATGAATATCCAGAAGTTTGTAAAAAATATGCTCAAATATTAGAAGGAAGATCGATGCTAGTCAAAAAAGCGGAGCTGATTCCAATTGAGTGTATTGTTCGTGGTTACATAAGCGGTTCAGGCTGGATAGATTATCAAAAAACCGGAAAAATATCGGGTATTGAATTACCTTCTGGTTTAGTTGAATCTGAGAAATTACCAGAGCCAATTTTTACCCCATCCACAAAAGCAGAAATTGGTGATCACGATGAAAATATAGATGAAGCCAAAGCCGTTGAAATTATAGGTAACGATACTTTTCAGGTTATTAAAAATGCAGCATTGAGTATTTATAAAAAAGCCTCTGAATATGCATTAACTAAAGGGATTATAATTGCCGATACCAAAATGGAATTCGGTTTTTATGATGGTAAAATAATTTTAATTGATGAACTGTTAACCCCGGATTCCTCAAGATTTTGGCCACTCGATGAATATCAAAAGGGGCGGGCACAAAACAGCTACGATAAACAATATGTAAGAGATTTCTTGTTATCAATTAAATTTAATAAGCAGCCACCGGCACCCGCTCTGCCTCAAGATGTAATTTTAAATACAAGTAAAAAGTATAAAGAAGCTATTTATAAACTTTCTGGCAGTATTATTTAA
- the argF gene encoding ornithine carbamoyltransferase, translated as MAVNMKRKSLIEIQHLSVEEIYQIFDLSASLKQDRLIGKKHHILEGKKLGMIFSKPSTRTRVSFEVGIFELGGTGLYFNQNDLQLKKSESVSDTAKVLSRYLDAIMIRTFDHQDVIDLARFGTIPIINGLTDLHHPCQVLTDLFTVLEKKRTLKGLKLAYVGDGNNMAHSLLHGCSKVGMDIAIAAPKGYKPLDFVVNESMENAKYMGSKIEIFDKPVDAVKDADIIYTDVWASMGQEKEAAERKLKFAGFQVNGEMVKLAKDDYLFMHCLPAHRGEEVTDEICDSPNSVIFDEAENRLHVQKAIMALLIP; from the coding sequence ATGGCAGTTAATATGAAAAGAAAAAGTTTAATTGAAATTCAACACTTATCAGTTGAGGAAATTTACCAGATATTTGATTTGAGCGCTTCATTAAAACAAGACAGGTTAATTGGCAAGAAGCATCATATTTTAGAAGGTAAAAAGCTTGGAATGATCTTCTCGAAACCTTCTACAAGAACTAGAGTCTCCTTTGAAGTCGGCATTTTTGAATTAGGCGGAACCGGTTTGTACTTTAATCAAAATGATCTTCAGCTCAAAAAGAGTGAAAGCGTTTCTGATACTGCTAAAGTTTTATCCCGTTATCTTGACGCAATCATGATTCGAACTTTCGATCACCAAGATGTAATTGATCTCGCTAGATTTGGTACAATACCAATTATAAATGGATTAACCGATTTGCACCATCCATGTCAAGTTCTCACTGATTTATTTACAGTTCTAGAAAAAAAGAGAACTTTAAAGGGACTTAAATTGGCTTATGTTGGTGACGGTAATAATATGGCTCATAGTTTATTGCACGGCTGTTCCAAAGTAGGGATGGATATAGCTATTGCGGCTCCCAAAGGTTATAAACCGCTCGACTTTGTTGTTAATGAGTCGATGGAAAATGCAAAATATATGGGAAGCAAAATTGAAATTTTCGATAAACCCGTGGATGCTGTTAAAGATGCCGATATTATTTATACTGATGTTTGGGCTAGCATGGGACAAGAAAAGGAAGCCGCCGAGAGAAAACTAAAATTTGCCGGATTCCAGGTTAATGGCGAAATGGTAAAACTTGCCAAAGATGATTATCTATTTATGCATTGTCTCCCAGCGCATAGGGGTGAAGAAGTAACTGATGAAATTTGTGATTCTCCAAATTCAGTGATATTTGATGAGGCAGAAAATAGATTACATGTTCAAAAAGCAATTATGGCGTTACTAATTCCATAA
- a CDS encoding regulatory protein RecX codes for MIITSFRKVGNNIRVTFDDGSVIIIDYRTVFDFGLRVHDELSQSKIDELKYRSDLQKCKDSSFRYLSMRLHSIKELKQKLRLKKYNEHIIEEVTANLLQNNYLNDEKFAEQFIKDKTTLKKVGSGKLKIELIKRGISKEIILEKLKSISSEESTVNCMQLAQKKINVLRNRSKEIKNEKNKVYSFLLSKGYEPEIIVTVLNKLYLNNSEECEIY; via the coding sequence ATGATAATTACATCATTTAGAAAAGTCGGGAATAATATTCGTGTAACTTTTGATGACGGTTCTGTAATTATTATTGATTACAGAACCGTTTTTGATTTTGGATTGAGAGTGCATGATGAATTATCTCAATCAAAAATAGATGAGTTGAAATATCGCTCGGATTTGCAGAAATGCAAAGATTCCTCATTCCGATACCTTTCGATGAGACTACATTCAATTAAAGAACTTAAACAGAAGTTGAGATTAAAAAAATATAATGAGCATATAATTGAGGAAGTTACCGCAAATCTTTTGCAGAATAATTATTTGAATGACGAGAAGTTTGCTGAGCAATTTATTAAAGATAAAACTACTCTTAAAAAAGTGGGGAGTGGTAAGCTGAAAATTGAACTTATTAAAAGGGGTATTTCTAAAGAAATTATATTAGAAAAGCTAAAAAGTATCTCGAGTGAGGAATCAACAGTAAATTGCATGCAATTGGCGCAAAAAAAAATAAATGTACTGAGAAATAGGAGTAAAGAGATAAAAAACGAAAAAAATAAAGTTTATAGTTTCCTTCTCTCAAAAGGTTATGAACCTGAAATAATTGTAACTGTATTAAATAAATTATATCTGAATAATTCTGAAGAATGTGAAATTTATTAG
- a CDS encoding competence/damage-inducible protein A, translating to MKVHILTIGDEILIGQITNSNAAYIGERLLANQINVSGSSVVGDNETDILRELKRVHHENDVVLITGGLGPTHDDLTRKCIVEYFKTKLIVNNDVLNDITKFFEQRGRALTPSNEDQANVPENAQVIRNPRGTAPGFFIEEKKKIVIAMPGVPYEMKGMMESFVIPQLIKRKKSSEEIIIVKNLLTTGIPESILFERLGNLDEFLKDSKMAFLPNQFGVRLRITTKGKDEVEAQNKFDEIEQTIRSKVGRFIFGKETDTLEGVVALLLADRGLKIATAESCTGGLIANRITNISGSTKYFERGVISYSNASKVELLNVNEDIIQKNGAVSLEVAMQMAEGVRVTSGADIGIAVTGIMGPTGATLNKPVGLVFISISDETKTYARDFKFGDDRILNKERTSQAALEMLRRHLLKIPYED from the coding sequence ATGAAAGTTCATATCTTAACAATTGGGGATGAAATACTTATTGGGCAAATCACTAACTCCAATGCTGCTTATATTGGCGAAAGACTTTTAGCTAATCAAATTAATGTTTCAGGTTCAAGTGTCGTTGGTGATAATGAAACTGATATATTAAGAGAATTAAAGCGTGTGCATCATGAAAATGATGTGGTCTTAATTACTGGCGGACTTGGGCCAACACATGATGACTTAACACGTAAATGTATTGTGGAATATTTTAAAACTAAGCTCATCGTTAATAATGATGTTTTAAATGACATTACAAAGTTTTTTGAACAGAGGGGTAGAGCCTTAACTCCATCAAATGAGGACCAAGCTAATGTTCCTGAGAATGCACAAGTTATTAGAAATCCCCGTGGAACTGCACCGGGATTTTTTATTGAAGAAAAGAAAAAAATTGTAATTGCAATGCCCGGCGTTCCTTATGAAATGAAAGGAATGATGGAGAGCTTTGTTATACCTCAACTTATAAAACGAAAAAAGAGTAGTGAAGAAATTATTATTGTAAAAAACTTATTAACTACAGGTATCCCCGAATCAATTTTATTTGAGAGACTGGGCAATTTAGATGAATTTCTGAAAGATTCTAAAATGGCATTTCTACCAAATCAATTTGGTGTTAGGTTAAGAATTACAACTAAGGGTAAAGATGAAGTTGAAGCACAAAATAAATTTGACGAGATAGAACAAACCATCCGTTCTAAAGTGGGGAGATTCATATTCGGTAAAGAGACCGATACTTTAGAAGGAGTTGTAGCGTTGCTTTTAGCTGATAGAGGATTAAAAATTGCTACTGCAGAATCTTGCACTGGTGGTTTAATAGCAAATCGCATTACAAATATTTCAGGAAGTACAAAATATTTTGAACGGGGTGTTATCTCATATAGCAATGCTTCTAAGGTAGAGTTATTGAACGTGAATGAAGATATTATTCAAAAAAATGGAGCTGTAAGTTTAGAAGTTGCAATGCAAATGGCCGAAGGCGTAAGAGTAACCAGCGGAGCTGATATAGGCATCGCTGTAACTGGCATTATGGGGCCAACTGGCGCAACTTTAAATAAACCGGTGGGACTTGTATTTATAAGTATCTCAGATGAAACTAAAACTTACGCACGAGATTTTAAGTTTGGTGATGACAGAATCCTCAACAAAGAAAGAACTTCTCAGGCAGCACTAGAAATGTTAAGGAGACATCTACTTAAAATTCCTTATGAAGATTAG
- a CDS encoding M48 family metallopeptidase: protein MFEKEIFIDGIKILIVRKPKIVNLGISIKPFTGIKVTIPLIYGFEKGELFAKSKFKWIKRHYPKVLDYEKNTPRFDENSDISTKYHQIILTRRKLKSISCKINESIVEIRIPLNKDLLSMEVQRKIRKVINDIYKIEAKDYLPNRLKYLSQYHCLEFNTVTIKNIRSRWGSCSSKNNINLSAYLIRLPNHLIDYVLLHELAHIKVKNHSKLFWEFLNTLLPNAKQFDKELKHYHIRNY from the coding sequence TTGTTTGAAAAAGAAATTTTTATTGATGGTATAAAAATATTGATAGTTAGAAAACCAAAAATTGTAAATCTAGGAATATCCATCAAACCTTTTACGGGTATTAAAGTGACTATTCCTTTGATTTATGGTTTCGAAAAAGGAGAGCTGTTCGCAAAATCAAAATTTAAGTGGATTAAAAGACACTACCCAAAAGTTTTAGATTATGAAAAGAATACTCCCCGATTTGATGAAAATTCTGATATATCAACAAAATATCATCAAATTATATTAACAAGAAGAAAATTGAAATCAATTTCGTGCAAGATCAATGAAAGCATTGTTGAAATAAGGATACCATTAAATAAAGATTTACTTTCTATGGAAGTTCAACGAAAAATAAGGAAGGTTATAAATGACATTTATAAAATTGAAGCAAAGGACTATTTACCCAACAGATTAAAATATTTATCTCAATATCATTGCTTGGAATTTAATACTGTCACAATTAAAAACATTAGAAGTAGATGGGGCAGTTGTTCTTCAAAAAATAATATAAATCTGAGTGCATATTTGATCCGCTTACCAAATCATTTAATTGATTATGTATTGCTGCATGAATTGGCTCACATTAAGGTTAAAAATCATTCAAAATTATTTTGGGAATTTTTAAATACTCTCCTCCCAAATGCAAAGCAATTTGACAAGGAATTAAAACATTATCATATCAGAAATTATTAA
- a CDS encoding SET domain-containing protein: MNSERPIWEKYLVVKESGVHGKGIFSLIDIPEDEIIMIIEGEVISEDECVRREEEENNVYIFWNGDNYIDCEKSEVIKYLNHLCEPNCYIEEKDNSSLYLITSSAIKAGEEITIDYAYEEIYETCTCPACSSEGNRKAG; this comes from the coding sequence ATGAATTCTGAAAGACCAATCTGGGAAAAATATTTAGTAGTAAAAGAATCGGGTGTACATGGCAAAGGAATATTTTCATTGATAGATATTCCAGAAGATGAGATTATAATGATAATTGAAGGGGAAGTAATTAGTGAAGATGAGTGCGTTCGCCGCGAGGAAGAAGAAAATAATGTGTATATATTCTGGAATGGGGATAACTATATAGATTGTGAAAAAAGCGAAGTAATTAAGTACTTAAATCATCTTTGCGAACCAAATTGTTATATTGAGGAAAAAGATAATTCTTCTTTATACTTAATAACCTCAAGTGCTATAAAAGCCGGTGAAGAAATAACAATAGACTACGCCTACGAAGAAATTTATGAAACTTGTACGTGTCCAGCATGTTCTTCAGAAGGGAACAGAAAAGCCGGGTAA
- the pgsA gene encoding CDP-diacylglycerol--glycerol-3-phosphate 3-phosphatidyltransferase, with product MILPNQLTVLRIILTPIFLVLFLSGDPLLIQISLGVFIIAALTDWYDGWLARKFNYITEWGKFVDPLADKILTSAAFLGFVFIDVLTLWMVVIIITRDFLITFLRGYADYKKISFSTSNLAKWKTFFQMIFLYYLLLIYVLRTFDTVYLTNQAFWDSLLYSQIISYCMLFITIFTVYTGLSYIIENWTLIKKLFNE from the coding sequence ATGATTTTACCTAATCAACTAACCGTACTTAGAATAATACTTACACCAATATTCTTAGTTTTATTTTTATCGGGAGATCCTCTACTAATTCAGATATCTCTCGGTGTATTTATAATTGCTGCGCTAACCGACTGGTATGATGGCTGGCTTGCAAGAAAATTTAATTACATAACTGAGTGGGGTAAATTTGTTGATCCACTGGCAGATAAAATTTTAACCTCTGCCGCATTTTTAGGATTTGTATTTATTGATGTATTAACACTGTGGATGGTTGTAATAATTATAACCAGAGATTTCTTGATAACATTTTTAAGGGGTTATGCCGATTACAAAAAAATATCTTTTAGTACAAGCAATCTTGCTAAATGGAAAACATTCTTTCAAATGATATTTTTATATTATTTACTACTTATTTACGTTCTCAGAACTTTCGATACTGTTTATCTTACCAATCAGGCTTTTTGGGATTCTTTACTTTACTCTCAGATAATTTCATATTGTATGCTCTTTATAACAATATTTACTGTATATACAGGTCTAAGCTACATAATTGAAAATTGGACACTCATCAAAAAGTTGTTTAATGAATAA
- a CDS encoding DUF971 domain-containing protein, which produces MSPKKITVSEGKHLKIIWSNEEETTVKLSNLRRLCPCANCVSEMQKQSDTYIPIYSTEQLKIKSINLVGSYAVGIIWGDDHNTGIYNFNYLRDISENR; this is translated from the coding sequence ATGTCCCCCAAAAAAATTACTGTATCTGAAGGTAAGCATTTGAAAATAATATGGAGTAATGAAGAGGAAACGACTGTTAAATTATCAAATTTAAGAAGGCTATGTCCTTGCGCAAATTGTGTGTCGGAAATGCAAAAGCAGTCAGATACCTATATTCCAATTTATTCAACTGAACAGCTAAAAATAAAAAGTATTAATTTGGTGGGTAGTTATGCTGTCGGAATTATATGGGGTGACGATCATAATACAGGAATTTATAACTTTAATTATTTACGGGATATTTCAGAAAACCGATGA
- a CDS encoding DUF853 family protein has translation MNQSKFIEQIASSYQFKGDSIILGGALLEGESIENLKINIPMKTLNRHGLIAGATGTGKTKTLQIIIERLSDNSIPVLCMDIKGDLSGLARPGISNEKIEERQQKIGEPYIPTQYPVELFTISDKKGVRLRSTLLEFGPILFSKILELNDTQSGIVSVIYKFCDDRELPLIDLKDFKKVLNFISEEGKNEFETEYGKISSASIGTILRKIIELEQQGADQFFGELSFDPDDLMRINENGLGYINILKLDDLQDKPKLFSTFMLSLLAEVYSTFPEEGDVDKPKLVIFIDEAHLIFKDASKTLLDQIETIIKLIRSKGVGIFFCTQNPTDIPKAILSQLGLKIQHALRAFTANDRKMIKLTSENYPISEFYKTEELITSLGIGQAIVTALNEKGIPTPLVSTLLCAPKSRMDILTENEIDEINNSSKLVKKYSVSLDKESAYEILLKKIETPTYQQTDQSSRQSGKQGEKSTIESILNNPLTRQVGRTVAREVTRGLLGILGISGTTKRKRSLF, from the coding sequence ATGAATCAATCCAAATTTATAGAGCAAATTGCATCAAGTTACCAATTCAAGGGGGATTCAATTATCCTTGGCGGAGCTCTCCTAGAGGGAGAGTCGATCGAAAATCTTAAAATAAATATTCCCATGAAAACCTTAAACAGACATGGGCTTATTGCTGGAGCAACCGGAACAGGGAAAACAAAAACGCTTCAAATTATAATTGAACGATTATCCGACAACTCAATTCCTGTATTGTGTATGGATATTAAAGGGGATTTGAGTGGATTAGCTAGACCCGGAATATCGAATGAAAAAATTGAAGAAAGACAGCAAAAGATAGGAGAGCCATACATCCCAACACAATACCCCGTTGAATTATTTACAATTTCGGATAAAAAGGGTGTGCGGCTAAGGTCTACTCTACTTGAGTTTGGACCTATACTCTTCTCAAAAATATTGGAATTGAATGATACTCAATCGGGCATAGTATCGGTAATTTATAAATTTTGTGATGATCGAGAATTGCCATTAATTGATTTAAAGGATTTTAAAAAGGTTCTAAATTTCATTTCTGAGGAGGGAAAAAATGAGTTTGAGACGGAATATGGAAAAATTTCTTCGGCTTCTATTGGTACTATACTTCGAAAAATAATTGAACTTGAACAACAGGGAGCAGATCAATTTTTTGGAGAATTGTCATTTGACCCGGATGATTTAATGAGGATAAATGAGAATGGTTTGGGATATATAAATATTTTGAAATTGGATGACCTGCAGGATAAACCGAAATTATTCTCCACATTTATGCTAAGTTTGCTTGCGGAAGTTTATTCGACTTTTCCGGAAGAGGGGGATGTAGATAAACCAAAATTAGTGATATTTATCGATGAAGCTCACTTAATTTTCAAAGATGCTTCTAAAACTCTTTTAGATCAGATCGAGACGATAATTAAATTAATCCGATCAAAAGGTGTAGGAATTTTTTTCTGTACCCAAAATCCAACAGATATACCTAAAGCAATATTAAGCCAGCTTGGTTTGAAGATTCAGCATGCGCTGCGTGCATTTACAGCAAATGATCGGAAAATGATTAAACTTACCTCTGAGAATTATCCTATTAGTGAATTTTATAAAACGGAAGAATTGATAACTTCTCTGGGGATTGGGCAAGCAATTGTAACCGCCTTAAATGAAAAGGGGATTCCTACTCCCTTGGTTTCAACTTTACTTTGTGCACCAAAATCTAGAATGGATATACTTACAGAAAATGAAATTGATGAGATTAACAATAGTTCTAAACTCGTTAAGAAATATAGCGTAAGTCTTGATAAAGAAAGTGCCTATGAAATACTCCTCAAAAAGATTGAAACCCCTACATATCAGCAAACAGATCAATCCAGCAGGCAATCTGGTAAACAAGGAGAAAAAAGTACGATTGAATCAATATTAAATAATCCTTTAACACGACAAGTTGGAAGAACCGTTGCAAGAGAAGTAACCCGTGGTTTACTAGGAATTTTAGGGATAAGCGGAACGACCAAAAGAAAGAGAAGTCTTTTCTGA
- a CDS encoding DedA family protein, with the protein MEFIQTLIDLFIHLDKHLQEIIAQYGVLTYLILFAVIFAETGFVFTPFLPGDSLLFAAGTLASLGEVLNIHLLFILLTIAAIIGDTVNYWIGHNFGLKLFKKYPRFLKKEYLDKTHNFYEKYGGKTIIIARFVPIVRTFAPFVAGVGSMNYSKFITYNVVGAVVWCSIFLYSGYYFGNLPFIRNNFSIVILVIIIISILPGFIEYLKHRKDNK; encoded by the coding sequence ATGGAATTTATTCAAACTTTGATTGATCTATTTATTCATTTAGATAAACATCTTCAAGAAATAATTGCACAATATGGAGTACTAACTTATTTAATACTTTTCGCTGTAATTTTCGCGGAAACTGGTTTTGTCTTCACCCCTTTTTTGCCGGGTGATTCACTTTTATTTGCAGCTGGCACATTAGCATCTCTTGGCGAGGTTTTAAATATACATCTATTATTTATTTTGTTAACAATTGCAGCCATAATAGGCGATACGGTTAATTATTGGATCGGACATAATTTCGGACTAAAGCTGTTCAAGAAGTATCCGAGATTTCTAAAAAAGGAATATTTAGATAAAACTCACAATTTCTATGAAAAATATGGTGGGAAAACTATTATAATAGCTCGATTTGTACCAATAGTAAGGACTTTTGCTCCATTTGTTGCGGGAGTAGGTTCAATGAATTATTCAAAGTTTATTACATATAATGTGGTAGGTGCGGTAGTTTGGTGCTCAATTTTTTTGTATAGTGGTTATTATTTTGGGAATCTTCCATTTATCCGAAATAATTTTTCGATAGTAATTTTAGTAATAATCATAATATCAATTCTTCCCGGATTTATAGAATATTTAAAACATAGAAAAGATAATAAATAA
- the recA gene encoding recombinase RecA gives MSADKDARLKIIEDTISNLEKQYGKGTIMKLGDGVINPVDFIPTGSLSLDLALGIGGVPRGRIVEIYGPESSGKTTVCLHIIAEAQKRGGLAAFIDAEHALDINYAKKLGVDASNLLLSQPDYGEQGLEIVDTLVRSNAIDVIVVDSVAALVPRSEIEGDMGDPQMGMQARLMSQALRKITGAISKSKTCVIFTNQLRSKIGVMFGNPETTTGGNALKFYASIRMDIRRVAAIKDGVNVIGNRTKVKVAKNKVAPPFKEVEFDILYNEGISKAGDLIDLATDKGILKKSGAWFTFREDRFQGRDQLKAKMLEDNSLFEALENELKISLGLTKVENKNVKEETEVKPKKSK, from the coding sequence ATGTCAGCAGACAAAGATGCAAGACTTAAAATAATTGAAGACACAATTTCCAATCTCGAAAAACAGTATGGAAAAGGAACAATAATGAAACTGGGAGATGGAGTAATTAATCCCGTCGATTTTATCCCAACAGGTTCATTATCGTTAGATTTAGCGCTTGGAATTGGTGGAGTGCCCAGAGGGAGAATAGTGGAAATCTATGGCCCGGAATCATCCGGAAAAACAACAGTCTGTTTGCATATTATCGCCGAAGCTCAAAAGAGAGGTGGTTTAGCTGCATTTATTGATGCCGAGCATGCATTAGATATAAATTATGCCAAAAAACTGGGCGTTGATGCATCAAATCTTCTCCTTTCACAACCAGATTATGGCGAACAAGGACTTGAAATTGTTGATACACTCGTTCGAAGTAATGCCATTGATGTTATTGTAGTGGACTCAGTTGCAGCACTTGTTCCTCGTTCTGAAATTGAAGGGGATATGGGGGATCCACAAATGGGAATGCAAGCAAGATTAATGTCGCAAGCTCTCAGAAAAATTACTGGCGCGATTAGCAAATCTAAAACATGCGTAATCTTTACAAATCAATTAAGAAGTAAAATTGGTGTTATGTTTGGAAATCCCGAAACAACTACCGGCGGTAATGCTCTCAAATTCTATGCAAGTATAAGAATGGATATTAGAAGGGTGGCTGCTATAAAAGATGGTGTGAATGTAATCGGTAACCGAACTAAAGTGAAAGTTGCTAAAAATAAAGTTGCTCCTCCATTTAAGGAAGTTGAATTTGATATCTTATATAATGAAGGAATTAGCAAAGCGGGTGATTTAATTGATTTGGCTACAGATAAAGGAATTCTTAAGAAAAGTGGCGCTTGGTTTACTTTTAGAGAAGACCGATTCCAGGGCAGAGATCAGCTAAAAGCAAAAATGTTGGAAGATAATTCTCTATTTGAGGCATTAGAAAATGAACTTAAAATTTCGCTTGGTCTCACAAAAGTTGAAAATAAAAATGTTAAAGAAGAGACTGAGGTAAAACCCAAAAAAAGTAAATGA
- a CDS encoding phosphatidylglycerophosphatase A, whose amino-acid sequence MNKLNFFERAIGSGFYTGYVKTASGSVASAIAVLIYLIPGFEQPAFLILAISLLIVFGVPIAGKFESVYGKDPKECTIDEFVGTWISLLFLPKKIWWIFVAFIIWRILDIYKPFPIKKLETIKGGWGIMLDDVAAGFLAFFLVHLIIFATNFLIN is encoded by the coding sequence ATGAATAAACTTAATTTTTTTGAAAGAGCTATCGGTTCAGGGTTTTATACAGGATATGTGAAGACCGCATCAGGATCTGTTGCAAGTGCTATCGCAGTTCTAATTTATCTTATACCCGGATTTGAACAACCGGCTTTTCTAATTCTTGCAATTTCTTTATTAATTGTTTTTGGTGTTCCAATTGCCGGCAAGTTTGAGAGTGTTTATGGTAAAGATCCAAAAGAATGTACTATTGATGAGTTCGTAGGTACTTGGATATCGTTACTTTTTCTTCCAAAAAAAATATGGTGGATTTTTGTAGCATTTATAATTTGGAGAATCCTCGACATTTATAAACCATTCCCGATCAAAAAACTTGAAACTATTAAAGGGGGTTGGGGAATTATGCTCGATGATGTTGCCGCCGGTTTTTTAGCATTTTTCTTAGTTCATTTGATTATTTTTGCAACGAATTTTTTAATTAATTGA
- the thpR gene encoding RNA 2',3'-cyclic phosphodiesterase, with the protein MKIRTFIALELENCFLDKIIEMRKILSGNNLVRWEPKEKLHLTLKFLGDTDTKLIDELNTKLEKTISQTESFVLESTKFGLFKNINDPRILWFGFKESAELIKLVNDIEEITEEFGFEKERRKFKPHLTLLRIKDYQAPLDYERFLNYLPETICMNVEKISLIESTLQKIGSVYKTNTSFYLKK; encoded by the coding sequence ATGAAGATTAGAACATTTATCGCACTCGAATTAGAAAATTGTTTTCTAGATAAAATAATTGAGATGCGAAAAATATTGAGTGGTAATAATTTGGTGAGATGGGAGCCGAAAGAAAAATTACATCTTACTTTGAAGTTCTTAGGGGATACTGACACAAAACTAATTGATGAGCTCAATACTAAATTAGAGAAAACAATTTCTCAAACAGAATCATTCGTTTTAGAAAGCACTAAATTTGGTTTATTTAAGAATATTAATGATCCGCGAATTTTATGGTTCGGATTCAAGGAATCAGCGGAACTCATAAAATTAGTGAATGACATTGAAGAAATTACTGAAGAATTTGGGTTTGAAAAAGAAAGGAGAAAATTTAAACCCCATTTAACATTATTACGCATTAAAGATTATCAAGCACCATTAGATTATGAGAGATTTCTTAATTATCTGCCAGAAACTATTTGTATGAATGTAGAAAAAATATCTTTAATCGAAAGTACATTGCAAAAAATTGGATCAGTTTACAAAACTAATACAAGTTTTTATTTGAAAAAGTAA